The Bacteroidota bacterium DNA segment GAACAGCAAACATCCAAAAACGAAGAACGATTAAAAAAATCTTCTCATCATGAAATTGGAATAGTGGATATGACTTCTTCAGGCGCTGCGTATATAATAGTAGAAGGAAAAAAACAAGACATTTATGTTGCCCCAAGAAATACACAAACTGCGATTGACGGAGATAAAGTAAAGGTGCGTTTGATTCAGGGAAGAAATAAAAAACCCGAAGGTATTATTGAAGAAGTTATCGAGCGTGCGAAATCAGAATTTGTGGGAACGGTACAACTCTCGCGCGAGTTTGCTTTTTTGGTTCCCGATAATTCGAAAATTCCCTTCGACATTCACATTCCACTGGATTTGCTCAAAGACGCGAAGGACGGACAGAAAGCGGTTGGAAAAATCATCTGCTGGGAACAAGGCAGAAAAAATCCGCAGGGAGAAATTCTCCGCGTGCTCGGTGATGCAGGAAGAAACGATACGGAGATTCACGCCATCCTCGAAGAATTTGGTTTGCCGTATACTTTTCCGAAGGAAGTAATAAAGTTTGCAGAAAGAATTCCTGAAGAAATTACACGCGAAGAAATTTCCCGCAGGAAAGATTTCAGAAATGTTACCACGTTCACCATTGACCCGTTTGACGCAAAAGATTTTGATGATGCCATTTCAGTACGCAAACTCGAAAACGGTTTCTGGGAAATTGGCGTTCACATTGCGGATGTTGCTCATTATTTAAAGGAAGGAACTGTTCTCGATAAAGAAGCATATCTGCGCGGAACTTCTGTCTATTTAGTTGACCGTGTTGTTCCCATGCTTCCCGAAAATCTTTCGAATGTTTTATGCTCGCTTCGACCGCGTGAAGAAAAACTTTGTTTCTCTGCCGTGTTTGAAATGGATGATAACGCACACGTACATAACCGCTGGTTCGGCAGAACGGTGATTGATTCCAACCGCAGATTTACCTATGAAGAAGCGCAGCAAGTAATAGAAACCGGAAAGGGAGATTTTTCCAATGAAATTCTTTTGCTCGACCGCCTTGCGAAAAAACTTCGCGCAGAAAGATTCAAAAAAGGAAGCATTGCTTTTGATAAACTTGAAATGAAATTCCACCTGGACGAAGCAGGAAATCCCACCGGAGTTTTTTTCAAACAAATGAAAGCCGCCAATCTTCTCATAGAAGATTTTATGCTGCTGGCGAATAAATCGGTCGCGGAATTTTGTTCGCCCAATTCTCACCAGAAACAATCTTCACTTCCTGCACCATTCGTTTACAGAGTTCACGACAAACCCGATTCGGAAAAACTAAAAGCGTTTGCAGAAATTGCTTCGCGCT contains these protein-coding regions:
- the rnr gene encoding ribonuclease R; the encoded protein is MSRSKKKKEKKNLLFEDILKTLHSAGKPLNYKQISSRLQIEDQRQKMLVSFILRDLTKKKSVREIGHGKYLLSEQQTSKNEERLKKSSHHEIGIVDMTSSGAAYIIVEGKKQDIYVAPRNTQTAIDGDKVKVRLIQGRNKKPEGIIEEVIERAKSEFVGTVQLSREFAFLVPDNSKIPFDIHIPLDLLKDAKDGQKAVGKIICWEQGRKNPQGEILRVLGDAGRNDTEIHAILEEFGLPYTFPKEVIKFAERIPEEITREEISRRKDFRNVTTFTIDPFDAKDFDDAISVRKLENGFWEIGVHIADVAHYLKEGTVLDKEAYLRGTSVYLVDRVVPMLPENLSNVLCSLRPREEKLCFSAVFEMDDNAHVHNRWFGRTVIDSNRRFTYEEAQQVIETGKGDFSNEILLLDRLAKKLRAERFKKGSIAFDKLEMKFHLDEAGNPTGVFFKQMKAANLLIEDFMLLANKSVAEFCSPNSHQKQSSLPAPFVYRVHDKPDSEKLKAFAEIASRFGYKINLKNEITIAETMNKTLKEVSGKPEANMIEMLAIRTMAKAIYTTDNIGHYGLGFKHYTHFTSPIRRYPDVMVHRLLAQRLSNQKSEIRNPKLLEDQCKHSSNREKLASEAERASIRYKQVQYLKNRVGEEFEGMISGVTEWGIFVELTENRCEGLVRMKDLPQQYFLDERNYCLINRKTKQKLTLGDKVRIEVKKADMIKKQLDFILLG